A genomic stretch from Corynebacterium kutscheri includes:
- a CDS encoding potassium channel family protein has protein sequence MNVLLSPVLKQIFIYIFTTAIFYLAPVQANSDSIAQPILAVGMIIVLAVVITDQLRKQEKQFFNLIALIFVAAHACAFSCFILAYQEPDQFTGLHTRTDALYFTLTTMSTVGFGDIHPVGQAAKILVMIMIIFDLVFIASLGHALSDSLRKNRTKSLKQTHHDH, from the coding sequence ATGAACGTTCTTCTTTCCCCCGTATTAAAACAAATATTTATTTATATCTTTACGACGGCTATCTTCTACCTGGCACCAGTACAAGCCAATAGTGATTCAATAGCGCAACCTATTTTAGCGGTAGGAATGATCATAGTCCTTGCGGTGGTCATCACTGATCAATTGCGCAAACAAGAAAAACAGTTTTTCAATCTCATTGCACTGATCTTTGTCGCCGCTCATGCCTGTGCTTTTTCCTGTTTTATTTTGGCCTACCAAGAGCCTGATCAATTTACCGGATTGCATACCCGCACCGACGCACTATATTTCACGCTTACCACCATGTCTACCGTAGGCTTTGGTGATATCCACCCCGTTGGTCAAGCCGCAAAGATCCTAGTTATGATCATGATTATCTTTGACCTTGTCTTTATCGCTTCCTTAGGCCATGCCCTAAGCGATAGCCTACGAAAAAACCGCACCAAATCCTTAAAACAGACACACCATGACCACTAA
- a CDS encoding DNA polymerase III subunit epsilon (3'-5' exonuclease of DNA polymerase III), which yields MSHSPESSDASKPERAAQWAQQRRREIARTPFVVLTVKASGIHPATSRIVALHAVVLTKDGEVTEEFYSVINSGSDPGPQHLHGFTRAEVAEGKRFSQILKALGKLIDGRTLILNNLPMTWGFVVAEARRAMAQAARANRSRNRQRSRRQRVGHVPKPHKIVDTLASAYQQGLVLEDNRIRTIAQTLHLDVEPAHATIKRAQLSAREVIREETDIVTRIFFVLDAMGKMASISPNNLGSDRFGLQRSQVYNQAIATEPAFKNPGVYTPKTGLVQGMEVVIAPEVTVHPDALIRKIVAAQLVYAPKTTRRSSVVVCNQRDDLRGKAMHAVRKGIPLLSDKEFLRLVKNTAPGTPVEEA from the coding sequence ATGAGTCACTCACCGGAGTCTTCGGACGCTTCTAAACCAGAGCGAGCCGCCCAATGGGCGCAACAGCGTCGGAGAGAAATCGCACGTACGCCTTTTGTTGTGCTTACGGTCAAAGCCTCCGGTATTCATCCGGCAACCTCACGAATAGTTGCGCTTCATGCGGTCGTGCTCACTAAAGATGGTGAAGTTACCGAAGAGTTTTATAGTGTTATTAACTCCGGAAGCGATCCAGGGCCGCAGCATCTGCATGGATTCACTCGCGCCGAGGTTGCCGAGGGTAAGCGGTTTAGTCAGATACTTAAAGCACTTGGCAAACTTATCGACGGCCGCACACTCATCCTCAATAATCTGCCAATGACTTGGGGGTTTGTTGTCGCTGAGGCTCGGCGCGCTATGGCGCAAGCTGCTCGGGCTAATCGTAGCCGAAACCGGCAGCGAAGTCGTCGCCAACGTGTAGGCCATGTGCCCAAGCCACACAAAATCGTCGATACGCTTGCTAGTGCGTACCAACAAGGTTTGGTGTTAGAAGATAACCGGATCCGCACTATTGCCCAGACACTTCACCTTGATGTGGAACCAGCACACGCCACCATCAAACGCGCCCAGCTTAGTGCCCGAGAAGTTATCCGTGAAGAAACTGATATTGTGACTCGGATTTTTTTTGTTCTCGATGCTATGGGAAAAATGGCAAGCATCTCACCTAATAATTTAGGTAGCGATCGGTTTGGTTTGCAGCGCAGTCAGGTATATAACCAGGCAATAGCAACCGAACCCGCGTTTAAAAATCCTGGTGTCTATACACCCAAAACAGGCCTAGTTCAGGGAATGGAAGTAGTAATTGCCCCTGAGGTTACGGTTCATCCCGATGCTCTTATTAGAAAGATTGTTGCTGCGCAGCTAGTGTATGCCCCCAAAACCACCCGACGATCCTCAGTTGTGGTGTGTAATCAACGGGATGATTTACGGGGCAAAGCCATGCATGCTGTTCGCAAAGGTATTCCTTTGCTCAGTGATAAGGAATTTCTCCGTCTTGTTAAGAACACCGCACCCGGTACACCTGTTGAAGAAGCATAG
- a CDS encoding recombination mediator RecR — MFEGPLQDLIDELSRLPGVGPKSAQRIAFYLLSVEAADISRLQDALGAVRNGVQFCRICCNISREQVCRICADSQRDRGLICVVEEPKDIQVIERTGEFSGRYHVLGGALDPLANVGPKELHITELLQRIGGVLPDRELADSTPEAPLYDETPTVTEVIIATDPNTEGEATAAYIARLLRDFPDLVVSRLASGMPLGGDLEFVDELTLSRALSGRLRL; from the coding sequence ATGTTTGAAGGGCCGCTGCAAGACCTTATCGACGAGCTTTCTAGGCTTCCGGGAGTAGGGCCAAAAAGTGCTCAGCGGATCGCTTTTTATTTGCTCAGCGTTGAAGCCGCCGATATTTCCAGGCTTCAAGACGCGCTGGGGGCGGTGCGCAATGGGGTGCAATTTTGTCGCATTTGTTGCAACATTTCGCGCGAGCAGGTGTGCCGAATTTGTGCTGATTCGCAACGCGATCGGGGGCTGATTTGTGTGGTGGAAGAACCCAAAGATATTCAGGTTATTGAGCGCACGGGCGAGTTTTCCGGGCGCTATCATGTGCTCGGCGGGGCACTTGATCCGCTGGCTAATGTAGGGCCTAAAGAGCTGCATATCACTGAGTTATTGCAGCGCATTGGTGGAGTTCTCCCGGATAGGGAATTAGCCGATTCCACCCCGGAAGCGCCATTATATGATGAAACGCCCACGGTTACTGAGGTCATTATTGCGACTGACCCCAATACCGAGGGCGAGGCAACTGCTGCGTATATTGCGCGCCTGCTTCGAGATTTCCCCGACCTAGTGGTTTCCCGGTTAGCTAGCGGTATGCCACTTGGTGGTGATTTAGAATTTGTTGACGAACTCACGCTATCGCGCGCATTAAGCGGTCGGCTTAGGCTTTAA
- a CDS encoding Mur ligase family protein, producing MKFFPEVRTQLAIGAARLATFASQKTGRGSGGMIGGLIAEKIDPAIMSSLGKNRPVAIVTGTNGKSTTTRMLAAALRSAHTVATNEGGDNMDAGIISALMANQSASHVVLEVDELHVPQVVERLRPSCLVLLNLSRDQLDRVGEINKIERTLRECVAKHPEMTVIANADDVLVSSVAYAAKNVVWVSAGAGWLNDATSCPRTGSSIIHEGNTWRAAKPLADGSIFQRPQPSWTISPMGIAGPDSQIVPLKLQLPGNANRGNATQAVAAAVSCFSISLADAINAVESVTNVAGRYSTLQLGERDVHLLLAKNPAGWQEALSMVDRTADGLVIAVNGQVADGEDLSWLWDVEFEDLSSLKVKSTGERGTDLAVRLTYASVQHEHIPDPLTAIKACPIGRIEVVANYTAFRDLKKALLRAGATQKEA from the coding sequence ATGAAGTTTTTCCCTGAAGTGCGCACGCAGCTAGCCATTGGCGCGGCGCGGCTTGCTACCTTTGCTTCACAAAAAACAGGGCGTGGCTCTGGTGGAATGATCGGCGGTCTTATTGCCGAGAAAATCGACCCGGCCATTATGTCCTCGTTAGGTAAAAACCGCCCCGTAGCGATCGTCACGGGAACCAACGGTAAATCCACCACCACGCGCATGCTCGCGGCGGCACTGCGCTCGGCGCATACTGTAGCTACCAATGAGGGTGGCGATAATATGGATGCCGGTATCATTTCCGCTCTTATGGCTAATCAGTCTGCCTCACATGTGGTCTTAGAAGTCGATGAGCTGCATGTGCCACAGGTTGTTGAGCGGCTGCGTCCTAGCTGTCTGGTGTTACTCAATCTTTCCCGCGATCAGCTCGATCGGGTGGGCGAAATAAATAAGATCGAGCGTACCTTACGGGAATGCGTCGCCAAGCACCCAGAGATGACGGTTATCGCTAATGCCGATGATGTATTGGTCTCTTCAGTTGCCTATGCCGCCAAGAATGTAGTGTGGGTTTCTGCCGGTGCTGGGTGGCTCAATGATGCCACCAGCTGTCCGCGTACCGGAAGCAGTATTATCCATGAGGGAAATACGTGGCGTGCCGCTAAGCCTCTTGCCGACGGCTCTATTTTCCAGCGCCCTCAACCTAGCTGGACGATCTCACCGATGGGTATTGCCGGGCCAGACTCACAGATCGTTCCGCTCAAACTCCAACTACCAGGTAATGCTAACCGAGGTAATGCCACCCAAGCTGTTGCGGCAGCGGTGTCATGTTTTAGTATTTCGCTTGCCGACGCTATTAATGCGGTCGAAAGTGTCACCAATGTTGCTGGACGATACTCCACTCTGCAATTAGGCGAACGTGATGTACACCTTTTGTTAGCTAAAAACCCTGCTGGCTGGCAGGAAGCCTTATCCATGGTTGATCGCACTGCTGATGGGCTAGTCATTGCAGTCAATGGTCAGGTTGCCGATGGGGAGGATCTTTCCTGGTTGTGGGATGTCGAGTTTGAGGATTTGAGCAGCCTTAAAGTTAAATCCACTGGTGAGCGCGGTACTGATCTTGCTGTGCGGCTCACTTATGCCAGCGTGCAACATGAGCATATCCCCGATCCGCTCACCGCAATTAAAGCCTGCCCTATCGGGCGCATTGAAGTAGTTGCTAATTACACCGCATTCCGTGATTTAAAAAAGGCTCTGCTGCGCGCGGGTGCCACGCAAAAGGAGGCCTAA
- a CDS encoding type 1 glutamine amidotransferase translates to MLSIGLILPDILGTYGDSGNALILRQRARLRGINAKVVSISLGEAIPDSLDIYCIGGGEDTAQLLAVEKLADTHGLKRAAAQQTPILAICAGFQILGESFRAGGRIADGLGLIDATTVSLETRAIGEVRSQPTGAGVTAELNQPLTGFENHLGATLLGADAQPLGTVTFGQGNCDAAAAAEFLDHDRQITAEGAVQGSIISTYMHGPVLARNPQLADLLLSQAMGISLSELEPLDLPIIERLRQERLASTK, encoded by the coding sequence ATGCTGTCCATCGGTTTAATCCTGCCCGATATTTTGGGCACCTACGGCGATAGTGGCAACGCTTTGATCCTGCGTCAGCGTGCTCGCCTGCGCGGGATCAACGCCAAAGTTGTTTCGATATCTCTTGGCGAAGCAATCCCAGACTCGCTCGATATTTATTGCATTGGTGGTGGCGAAGATACTGCGCAACTTTTGGCCGTCGAAAAGCTAGCCGATACCCATGGCCTCAAGCGTGCTGCCGCCCAGCAGACCCCTATTTTGGCGATCTGTGCTGGCTTTCAAATTTTGGGTGAGTCTTTCCGCGCTGGTGGGCGTATCGCAGATGGACTTGGGCTTATCGACGCAACCACTGTCAGTTTAGAAACTCGTGCTATTGGCGAAGTGCGCTCTCAGCCAACCGGCGCGGGGGTTACCGCTGAGCTAAACCAGCCACTAACCGGTTTTGAGAATCACTTGGGTGCTACGTTGCTGGGCGCTGATGCGCAACCACTTGGCACGGTAACTTTTGGCCAAGGTAACTGTGATGCTGCGGCAGCGGCGGAGTTTCTTGATCATGATCGCCAGATTACTGCCGAGGGTGCGGTGCAAGGCTCTATTATTAGTACCTATATGCACGGTCCGGTATTAGCGCGTAACCCACAGCTTGCCGATCTACTTCTTAGCCAGGCAATGGGTATTTCGCTTTCTGAGCTTGAGCCTTTAGATCTACCTATTATTGAGCGACTGCGTCAGGAACGCCTAGCAAGTACCAAATAA
- a CDS encoding DNA polymerase III subunit gamma and tau, which yields MALYRKYRPGSFAELVGQEQVTIPLINALDSGRINHAYLFTGPRGCGKTSSARIMARSLNCAEGPTSTPCGVCHSCIALAPNGPGSIDVTELDAASNRGVDDMNELRDRAMYAPAESRYRIFIIDEAHMITREGANALLKVVEEPPAHLIFIFATTEPEKILPTIRSRVHSYPFRLLTPQAMTDLLKRTVAGEQATVSEDVYPMVVRAGGGSPRDTLSLLDQLLAGAGESGLGYEQARMLLGATDDALIDAAIEAIAAKDVAALFAVVDDVIEMGLDPRRFASDLLERIRDLMILHSVPDALEIGLVDAPTDRGEILSAQAQSFSSGELPRIGTLLSEDIATLRGATSPRLLLEILCAKMIITPLPEATFVTQDTNTSAAMPAVTSASSAAASKSASTSTDKPVVRYERKSQRLARERAEKEAQAAQSTEQEAQPQSPPALSQAKPEQANKEQQPQPAVTKPQPTPEVVSEPEVAQPTIQDVQAKWTTVKEIVEKQSAVMAALLAGASVLGIKDEELIIGHNTGALVERLNAENNRKILAQVLGDEVGLTLALRFVINTDPAAHGFAVDEAPQVWQPEAELDAELEAIAQPTTKDEPAVNTKPAVAVEPVAAEPEPEPVAEKPAADPWGEPAPIGQSVAQSTPLRTKPPQYSAPEPELASPEPEVSRPRWQEAAERGRAHMAELAARPQFSDGVPLPPEPEDDNEPPMVDPYGYDADEGIPETTSQPATPQPTDVVATQVASQQEEEEMMAAAAAEPGTMDHRDAMTVAMDMLAAELGAKRI from the coding sequence GTGGCTTTATATCGTAAGTATCGTCCCGGTTCCTTTGCAGAGCTGGTCGGCCAGGAACAGGTGACTATTCCGCTGATCAACGCCCTTGATAGCGGACGGATCAATCACGCCTACCTGTTTACCGGACCTCGTGGCTGCGGTAAAACCTCCTCAGCACGCATTATGGCGCGCTCACTCAACTGTGCGGAAGGACCAACCTCGACACCATGCGGGGTATGCCATTCCTGTATCGCCCTTGCCCCCAATGGTCCAGGCTCAATCGATGTCACTGAGCTTGATGCGGCTAGTAACCGTGGCGTAGATGATATGAATGAGCTACGCGACCGGGCAATGTATGCGCCGGCAGAATCTCGCTATCGTATTTTTATTATCGACGAAGCCCATATGATCACCCGTGAGGGAGCCAACGCACTATTAAAAGTGGTCGAAGAGCCACCCGCGCACCTTATTTTTATTTTCGCCACCACAGAACCGGAAAAGATTCTTCCCACCATCCGCTCCCGAGTACACAGCTACCCCTTTAGGCTACTGACTCCCCAAGCCATGACGGATCTATTAAAACGCACAGTTGCCGGCGAGCAAGCAACTGTGTCCGAAGACGTATATCCCATGGTGGTGCGCGCCGGGGGAGGCTCCCCGCGTGATACTTTATCTCTGCTTGACCAGCTACTAGCCGGTGCAGGAGAAAGCGGGTTGGGTTATGAACAAGCACGCATGTTACTCGGGGCTACCGATGATGCGCTTATCGACGCAGCCATTGAGGCCATCGCGGCTAAAGATGTGGCAGCTTTGTTTGCGGTAGTCGATGACGTTATCGAGATGGGCTTAGACCCACGCCGCTTTGCCAGCGACCTACTAGAACGCATCCGCGATCTTATGATTTTGCATAGTGTTCCAGACGCACTAGAAATAGGACTGGTCGACGCACCCACCGATCGAGGCGAAATACTAAGCGCACAAGCACAGAGTTTTTCTTCCGGGGAACTACCGCGTATTGGCACACTGCTCAGCGAAGACATTGCCACCTTACGAGGCGCAACAAGCCCGCGACTGCTGCTAGAGATCTTATGCGCCAAGATGATTATCACCCCGCTTCCGGAAGCGACTTTTGTTACGCAGGACACAAACACCTCAGCGGCGATGCCCGCTGTAACATCTGCTAGCTCAGCTGCTGCATCAAAGAGCGCTAGCACAAGCACAGATAAACCGGTGGTGCGCTATGAACGGAAATCGCAACGTCTAGCTAGAGAGCGTGCGGAAAAAGAGGCACAAGCAGCACAGTCAACAGAACAAGAGGCGCAACCTCAATCACCGCCAGCATTGTCGCAGGCTAAGCCAGAACAAGCGAATAAAGAACAACAACCACAACCGGCTGTAACCAAGCCACAACCGACACCAGAGGTTGTTTCTGAACCAGAAGTAGCCCAACCGACTATCCAGGATGTACAGGCGAAGTGGACGACGGTAAAAGAAATCGTCGAAAAGCAAAGTGCAGTCATGGCGGCGTTGCTAGCGGGTGCTTCAGTGCTCGGGATAAAAGACGAAGAGTTGATCATTGGGCACAACACTGGTGCCTTGGTCGAGCGATTAAATGCAGAGAATAACCGGAAGATATTAGCTCAGGTTTTAGGTGATGAGGTTGGTTTGACACTAGCCCTGCGGTTTGTGATCAATACTGATCCGGCTGCCCACGGTTTTGCTGTAGATGAAGCACCACAAGTATGGCAGCCAGAAGCTGAGCTAGACGCTGAATTAGAAGCAATAGCCCAGCCAACAACGAAAGACGAACCAGCTGTTAATACCAAGCCAGCAGTAGCAGTAGAACCAGTTGCAGCGGAACCCGAACCAGAACCGGTTGCAGAAAAACCTGCTGCTGATCCTTGGGGCGAACCTGCTCCTATCGGTCAGTCGGTGGCACAGTCGACGCCCTTGCGTACGAAACCACCACAATACAGTGCCCCAGAGCCTGAGCTCGCATCACCTGAGCCAGAAGTTTCTCGCCCACGCTGGCAAGAGGCCGCTGAACGAGGACGCGCGCATATGGCAGAACTTGCTGCGCGCCCGCAATTTTCCGATGGAGTTCCGCTGCCTCCGGAGCCAGAAGATGACAACGAACCCCCCATGGTTGACCCCTATGGTTACGATGCCGATGAAGGTATCCCAGAGACAACATCTCAGCCAGCAACACCTCAGCCGACAGATGTGGTAGCTACGCAGGTAGCTAGTCAGCAGGAGGAAGAAGAAATGATGGCCGCCGCTGCTGCAGAACCGGGCACGATGGATCATCGAGACGCGATGACTGTGGCGATGGACATGCTTGCGGCAGAACTCGGCGCTAAGCGAATCTAA
- a CDS encoding YbaB/EbfC family nucleoid-associated protein — MTQPDMSQLLAQAQQMQAQLQAAQQEILASTITGSAGNGLVTIEMLGNGQVQNVTIDPQVVNPEDIETLQDLLVGAFGEAHDKLGRLAEEKMGPLSQGFDSMGGLF, encoded by the coding sequence ATGACTCAGCCAGATATGTCGCAGCTTCTTGCCCAAGCTCAGCAAATGCAAGCACAATTGCAGGCCGCTCAGCAGGAGATTCTTGCTTCCACTATTACTGGTAGTGCCGGAAATGGCCTTGTTACCATTGAGATGCTCGGCAATGGCCAGGTGCAAAATGTCACCATCGACCCACAGGTAGTCAACCCTGAGGATATAGAAACCCTACAAGATTTGCTTGTTGGTGCTTTTGGTGAGGCTCATGACAAGCTAGGCCGTCTTGCCGAGGAGAAGATGGGGCCACTTTCCCAGGGTTTTGATTCTATGGGCGGGCTGTTCTAA
- a CDS encoding suppressor of fused domain protein, with the protein MRFEETALWLDNLVPAAMVIHEPIGGTGFKVASFNLGAETFAATVEFNHIDTGLEAQGKDVRSELISVAKCEAPIIVGALNAAASIFAEEPRQHAMPGALVAGIIERAGLAEQVSVRHGLFVAPFMWGKQVPQFDEPKQLTVLLHMLMLTQDEYDYATTYGVAELQKEMLAGSIDLNNWAR; encoded by the coding sequence ATGCGCTTTGAAGAAACTGCCCTATGGTTGGATAATCTCGTTCCGGCTGCGATGGTGATTCACGAACCCATTGGTGGTACTGGCTTTAAGGTAGCAAGCTTTAATTTAGGAGCAGAAACATTTGCCGCCACCGTAGAGTTCAATCATATTGACACCGGATTAGAGGCACAGGGCAAAGACGTGCGCAGTGAATTGATCAGCGTTGCCAAATGCGAAGCACCCATTATTGTCGGTGCATTAAATGCAGCGGCAAGTATTTTTGCTGAAGAACCTCGTCAGCACGCCATGCCAGGAGCACTCGTCGCTGGGATCATCGAACGCGCCGGCCTAGCAGAGCAGGTTAGTGTGCGGCATGGACTTTTTGTGGCTCCATTTATGTGGGGCAAACAAGTACCACAATTTGATGAACCAAAACAATTAACTGTGCTCTTACACATGCTCATGCTGACCCAGGATGAGTACGATTATGCAACCACCTACGGGGTTGCTGAGCTCCAAAAAGAGATGCTGGCAGGAAGTATCGACCTAAACAACTGGGCTAGGTAA
- a CDS encoding aminotransferase class I/II-fold pyridoxal phosphate-dependent enzyme yields MSLYDFEAQRRTELYEETSAKYKQLQSRQLKLDLTRGKPSSEQLDFSTSLLSLPGEDFRASDGTDCRNYGGLFGITDIRALWAELLGLPSTQIIAGDGSSLNIMFDLISFAYAFGTQDSPRPWKDEEKVKWLCPVPGYDRHFTISEHFGFDMIPVEITHDGVDLDVVGELLKDPQVKGMWTVPIYANPTGVTFSEETCRALAALPSAAPDFRVIWDNAYAVHSLSDDFPEVHNVIDFAEQAGNPNRFWVMSSTSKITHAGSGVSFFASSEANLEWYALHANVRGIGPNKINQLAHVQFFGNADGVREHMRKHAQSLAPKFHRVLEILDTRLSEYGVATWTKPTGGYFISLDVVDGTATRVVELAKNAGIALTGAGSSFPLHHDPNDRNIRLAPSLPPVAELEVAMDGVATCVLLAALEKTLAK; encoded by the coding sequence GTGTCTTTGTATGACTTTGAGGCTCAGCGTCGCACCGAGCTGTATGAAGAAACTTCGGCCAAATATAAGCAATTACAGTCTCGCCAACTCAAGCTTGATCTCACTCGGGGTAAACCATCGAGCGAACAACTCGATTTTTCTACTTCTTTGCTGTCCCTTCCGGGAGAAGACTTCCGTGCTAGTGATGGTACCGACTGCCGTAACTATGGCGGATTATTCGGAATTACCGATATTCGCGCGTTATGGGCAGAGCTACTAGGACTACCAAGTACTCAGATTATTGCCGGCGACGGATCTAGCTTGAACATTATGTTCGATCTCATTTCCTTCGCCTACGCCTTTGGCACTCAGGATTCCCCGCGTCCGTGGAAAGATGAGGAAAAAGTAAAGTGGCTCTGCCCGGTGCCAGGTTATGATCGTCATTTCACCATTAGTGAGCACTTTGGTTTTGACATGATCCCAGTTGAGATCACTCATGATGGTGTGGATCTCGACGTAGTGGGTGAACTATTAAAAGACCCACAGGTTAAAGGCATGTGGACAGTGCCCATATACGCTAACCCCACCGGAGTGACCTTCTCTGAAGAAACCTGTCGCGCATTAGCAGCACTACCTAGTGCTGCCCCTGATTTCCGAGTCATTTGGGATAACGCCTACGCAGTACATTCACTAAGTGATGACTTTCCAGAAGTACACAATGTGATTGACTTTGCCGAACAAGCAGGAAACCCCAACCGGTTCTGGGTTATGAGCTCAACCTCAAAGATTACCCACGCCGGTTCAGGAGTATCTTTCTTTGCCTCTTCCGAAGCTAACCTGGAATGGTACGCCTTACATGCGAATGTGCGCGGGATCGGACCGAATAAGATTAACCAACTTGCCCACGTACAGTTTTTTGGAAATGCCGATGGCGTGCGGGAACATATGCGCAAGCATGCACAGTCCCTAGCGCCGAAATTCCACCGGGTACTTGAAATCCTCGACACCCGGCTGAGTGAATATGGCGTAGCTACCTGGACCAAACCTACTGGCGGCTATTTCATTTCCCTCGATGTGGTAGATGGCACAGCAACCCGAGTCGTTGAACTAGCCAAAAATGCTGGCATTGCTCTTACCGGTGCTGGTTCTTCCTTCCCGCTGCACCATGATCCTAACGATCGCAATATTCGCCTTGCTCCTTCGCTGCCACCAGTAGCAGAACTCGAAGTGGCTATGGATGGGGTAGCAACCTGTGTATTACTTGCCGCACTAGAAAAAACACTCGCTAAATAG
- a CDS encoding putative quinol monooxygenase produces the protein MAITVNIFYTGTAYAAQQFAREMVESGTVAAIRNAPGNLRYEYFVPIDDPHTVLLIDSWQDQQAIDAHHASPMMQTIARLRDHYDLHMRIERYISDTSDTSGDEKFLRR, from the coding sequence ATGGCTATCACAGTTAATATTTTTTACACCGGTACTGCTTATGCGGCACAGCAATTTGCTCGCGAGATGGTTGAAAGCGGCACTGTGGCTGCTATTCGCAATGCACCGGGTAATCTTCGTTATGAGTATTTTGTGCCTATCGACGACCCCCACACGGTATTACTCATTGATTCTTGGCAGGATCAACAAGCCATTGATGCTCACCATGCGTCCCCAATGATGCAGACAATTGCTCGCTTGCGCGATCACTATGATCTTCATATGCGTATTGAACGCTACATTTCCGATACTTCGGATACGTCCGGGGATGAGAAGTTTTTACGTCGATAA